The following coding sequences are from one Triticum aestivum cultivar Chinese Spring chromosome 5A, IWGSC CS RefSeq v2.1, whole genome shotgun sequence window:
- the LOC123108098 gene encoding nascent polypeptide-associated complex subunit alpha, muscle-specific form, translated as MAGKRKAGDDIPGARHRAARTDTAAGDDVAGTSAQTAGPTANAGGDSTAGTSKALAGPTAATTPSAVGFPGASPQSGGVAVAVAGRGGGVGLGQRGSARPHRQALAGHTAITPAFAVGYPGGSSQFGGAARGEFSQWHWRAPTTPVLRPPLGNPAVVNAPIPYQYHAPTGYDFFPGQNQIAGPWQTGTGQPRGDSGRLPACIPCGAPTAWVLGSAPLCEYCYNNYLLANSVLQQHPQMGYVLPSPVPTYAGAPRGQQRQPDRRLPRPSSAAPGQQPSSPALVAADPRPRAPGAQWCPVCRAPTTRVLCLEPPREDEVCRDYLLASNVLQQHRRMGYVIPGPVHSNASSSSSTAPEQQPSPRE; from the exons ATGGCGGGCAAGCGGAAGGCCGGCGACGACATTCCCGGGGCAAGGCATCGGGCTGCGCGGACGGACACTGCAGCCGGCGACGACGTTGCCGGTACTTCGGCGCAGACTGCAGGGCCGACGGCGAATGCAGGCGGCGACAGCACTGCCGGGACTTCGAAGGCGCTCGCAGGGCCGACGGCGGCGACTACGCCCAGCGCTGTAGGCTTCCCCGGCGCCTCTCCCCAGTCCGGTGGAG TTGCAGTTGCAGTTGCAGGCCGCGGGGGCGGGGTCGGGTTGGGGCAGAGGGGATCCGCTCGGCCGCACCGGCAGGCGCTTGCAGGGCATACGGCGATTACACCAGCCTTCGCTGTAGGCTATCCCGGCGGCTCGTCCCAGTTCGGCGGAG CTGCTCGCGGGGAATTCTCCCAGTGGCATTGGAGGGCGCCGACGACGCcggtgctccggccgccgctgggCAATCCAG CCGTTGTGAATGCGCCCATCCCGTACCAGTACCACGCGCCGACCGGCTATGATTTCTTCCCCGGCCAGAACCAGATCGCCGGCCCCTGGCAAACAGGAACAGGGCAGCCGCGCGGCGACTCCGGCAGG CTTCCGGCGTGCATTCCTTGCGGAGCGCCGACCGCCTGGGTTTTGGGCTCGGCGCCATTGTGCGAGTATTGCTACAACAACTACCTCCTCGCCAACAGCGTGCTCCAGCAGCACCCGCAGATGGGCTACGTGCTCCCGAGTCCAGTCCCCACCTACGCCGGTGCGCCTCGGGGCCAGCAGCGCCAGCCCGACCGCCGCcttcctcggccttcttccgcggcgccGGGGCAGCAGCCTTCTTCACCGGCACTGGTCGCCGCCGACccacgaccgagggcgccaggtgCTCAGTGGTGCCCTGtttgccgtgcgcccaccacgcgGGTTTTGTGCCTGGAGCCCCCGCGCGAAGACGAGGTTTGCCGCGACTATCTCCTCGCCAGCAACGTGCTTCAGCAGCACCGGCGGATGGGCTACGTGATCCCGGGTCCAGTCCACAGCAACGCCAGTTCTTCTTCTAGCACGGCGCCCGAGCAGCAGCCATCTCCACGGGAGTAG